TTTTAGATCCTGTTTGGGAATCTGTCAATTATTTTCTTAAGTCCCTTTTTGCACGGTCCATCGTTAAAATTTTAGTCCATAACCATGGCTATGCTTTTCCATCGCACTGGCTCGCCCATAGCTTTCGCCATGTCGTGCCTCGTTCCGCACTAAAATGGTCCATAACAATTCCAATCATAAATTCCTAAACAGGTCTTAATGTTTTAATAAAGCTATAATAATATACCGTACCATTAGGATTAGTATCCTTCCCTCTTTAAAAGGATCAAAGGATGAAGAAGGGGATTTACATTTGCTTTCTGGTCGTTGCTGAAGCCCTGTTTGCACAGTCTTACAAAGGGTTCTTGTCGCACAATAAACAATCTGACTCCATTTTTTTTGAACTCAAATCCGGGCTTGAAGAAGCGAAAAAGGGGGCTTCTTCCCCTATAGTGGCAAAAAGGCATTGGGAACTTGGGGAATTTTATCGAAATACAGGGGTGTATTCCGAAGCAATCGAACAGTTTAACCAATCATTGAAGCTATTAGGAACCCCTCCCGAAGATACGCTCCAGGTCATAGTGAACAATTGCATTGGAAAAGTACATCTATCGACCCATAAATTTGGGTTGGCACTGCAATACTTTACGGAAGGGGCAAACATTTCCAATATCTTGGATTATACCAAAGGGAGGGCCGTTTCAAAAAGCCTTTTGGGAACATGTTATGAAAAAGAAGGAAACTATGTAGAGGCTTTGGAACATCAAAAAGAAAGTCTTTCCCTTTTTCAAAGTCTGCAGGACGATAGTGGAATTTCCATGGTCTATGAGAACATCGGTAGTATTCATGAAGATTTGGGGGACTATGACCTTGCTTATGGTTATTTTCTCAAATCCCATCACTATTTACAGGGAAAGGGAACGGCGCGTGAAGCGAATGTGCTGAACAATTTAGGGGACATTTATCGAAAAAGCGGGAATTATGAAAAAGCTTTGGCATATACACAAAAAGCCAAGGATGTAGCAATGGGAATAACCGATTACCATCAATTGGAAAGCGCCCATAAGGACCTTTCCAAAACCTATGTGCTGATGGGGAATTTTAAACAGGCCCACCACTATCTTTCAGAGGCCGAAGAATACAACAGAATAGGGCTGGAAAATCAGAACACTAATCAGCTCAATGTGCTCCAAACCATTTATGAGACCCACAAAAAAGAAGGTGAGATACAGCTTTTGAGGGAACAAAATAAAGTGAGCAAGGCCAATCAAAACCTACTGTGGGTGGCACTATTTGCCCTTGCGGCCATACTTACCATTCTGTATACCTATCTGGGGAGAAAGCGAAAGGCGAAGCTCAAACTCCAGGAGTACAAACAACGCGTGCTCAAAGCAGAATTGGAAAAGAAAGCATTTGAGGAGAAAAACCTGCAACAACAAGTGCAATTGAAGACAGCGGCATTGTCCAGATACAGTCTTCATTTGGCGCAGAAAAACAAGATTTTGCTCGATTTGTCCAAAACCCTTAAGAATAGCATTGTTCGGCGAAATGTGGATCTTAATTTCAAGATAAATGAGCTTGTAAAGGAAATAGACTTCAATTTGCAACAGGAAGATGAATGGGACGAGTTTATGAACTTTTTCAAGGAAATCCATCCTAACTTCATCAAAAAGCTATCTTCCCTGTCCGGTTGTAATCTTTCCCCGGCAGAAATGCGTTTGGGAATGTTGTTACGCCTTAACCTATCTTCAAAGGAAATTGCGTCCATTTTAAGGGTTACTCCAGATAGTGTTAGGGTAGCAAGACACAGACTTCGAAAAAAACTTCCCATAGACCAAAAAGAGGAGTTGGTCAACTTCATGGTAGACTTGTAAACCACCTATGTTTTAGCAATGGTTACTGCAATGTAAATTAATTGTGATTGTTGCCCTATTGTTTCCCTCCCAAAGCGGGTTTGTTTCCCTTTTGTTGCCATTTACATTAAATGGTAATCAATTGATAGTGATACATTTGAGTGTAAACCTATACAATAAGATCATGAAACTAATTAACGTATCAAAAGTGTTGTTTGTAACGCTTTTTGCCCTTTTTGGGATGGTGGAAAGTTATGCTCAAACAGGAAATATTACCGGTACAATTTCCGATGAAAATGGCATCTATGTTTCTGGTGCCAATATTTTTATTTCGAGCTTAAACAGGGGAACAATTTCTGATTTTGATGGACGATTTACCCTTGTTGGAATTCCGGAAGGGAGTCATACTATCCAGATTACCTACATAGGATATGGTGATATTGCGCAAGATGTTGCCGTTAGCGGCGGGGAAACGGCGAGCATGGTTGTGGAACTTACCCCTACCAATTACCAGTTGGATGAGGTTGAGGTCGCAGCCCACGGTTTAAGTGGTCAGGCCAAAGCACTAAATACCCAAAGGACAAATTTGAACATTACCAATGTAGTATCCACGGACCAAATTGGAAAATTTCCGGATGCCAATATTGGGGATGCCGTTAAGCGTATCCCTGGGATTACAATGCAAGTAGATCAGGGGGAGGCACGTAATGTTATTGTTAGGGGGCTTTCGCCACAGCTCAATTCCGTGACCTTGAACGGGAGTCGTATTCCCTCCGCCGAAGGGGACAATAGGAATATCCAAATGGATTTGATTCCTTCGGATATGATTCAGACTATTGAAGTAAACAAAGCAGTGACCCCGGACATGGATGGGGATGCACTCGGGGGTTCCATAAACCTGGTCA
The sequence above is a segment of the Muricauda sp. SCSIO 64092 genome. Coding sequences within it:
- a CDS encoding tetratricopeptide repeat protein; its protein translation is MKKGIYICFLVVAEALFAQSYKGFLSHNKQSDSIFFELKSGLEEAKKGASSPIVAKRHWELGEFYRNTGVYSEAIEQFNQSLKLLGTPPEDTLQVIVNNCIGKVHLSTHKFGLALQYFTEGANISNILDYTKGRAVSKSLLGTCYEKEGNYVEALEHQKESLSLFQSLQDDSGISMVYENIGSIHEDLGDYDLAYGYFLKSHHYLQGKGTAREANVLNNLGDIYRKSGNYEKALAYTQKAKDVAMGITDYHQLESAHKDLSKTYVLMGNFKQAHHYLSEAEEYNRIGLENQNTNQLNVLQTIYETHKKEGEIQLLREQNKVSKANQNLLWVALFALAAILTILYTYLGRKRKAKLKLQEYKQRVLKAELEKKAFEEKNLQQQVQLKTAALSRYSLHLAQKNKILLDLSKTLKNSIVRRNVDLNFKINELVKEIDFNLQQEDEWDEFMNFFKEIHPNFIKKLSSLSGCNLSPAEMRLGMLLRLNLSSKEIASILRVTPDSVRVARHRLRKKLPIDQKEELVNFMVDL